The following are from one region of the Bacteroidia bacterium genome:
- a CDS encoding NADH-quinone oxidoreductase subunit J, with product MEVLFWVLSLFGLAGGFGLILSRNPMYSVLFLVLNMFCIAGLYLLLEAEFLAIIQLIVYAGAIMVLFLFVVMLLNLGKEDPTESKFDITKGLAFILGIAFLGEMLYILTGVSKSIKTDITPFEFGKVELIGRSLMSSYLFPFEMISVILLAALMGAIVIARKHN from the coding sequence ATGGAAGTTCTCTTTTGGGTGTTATCATTATTTGGTTTAGCTGGTGGATTTGGCTTAATATTAAGCCGAAATCCTATGTATAGTGTACTTTTCTTAGTGCTGAATATGTTTTGCATAGCAGGGTTATATCTGCTACTTGAAGCTGAATTTTTAGCAATTATTCAGTTGATAGTTTATGCCGGAGCTATTATGGTACTATTTTTATTTGTGGTGATGTTATTAAACTTAGGCAAAGAAGACCCTACGGAATCTAAATTTGACATTACTAAGGGGTTAGCATTTATTTTAGGGATAGCTTTTTTAGGTGAAATGCTCTATATTCTTACCGGTGTCAGTAAAAGTATAAAGACAGACATTACTCCGTTTGAGTTTGGAAAGGTAGAATTGATTGGAAGATCATTGATGAGCAGCTATTTATTTCCCTTTGAGATGATTTCCGTTATTTTATTAGCGGCTCTTATGGGAGCTATTGTGATTGCTCGTAAACATAATTAA
- the nuoK gene encoding NADH-quinone oxidoreductase subunit NuoK, which produces MDLATYSYYFLAVSAAMFCIGVVGVLTKRNAIIVFMCVELMLNAVNLSMVTFSRIHNNAAGTMFVFFVMCVAAAEAVVGLAIIIALFRNKQDIDINNVNLFKW; this is translated from the coding sequence ATGGATTTAGCGACTTATTCGTATTATTTTTTAGCTGTTAGCGCAGCTATGTTCTGCATTGGAGTAGTGGGGGTGCTCACTAAACGAAATGCGATTATCGTGTTTATGTGTGTAGAGTTAATGCTCAATGCCGTAAATTTATCTATGGTTACGTTTTCTCGAATACATAATAATGCAGCCGGAACAATGTTCGTCTTCTTTGTGATGTGTGTTGCAGCCGCTGAAGCAGTTGTGGGGCTTGCCATCATTATTGCATTATTTCGGAATAAGCAGGATATAGACATTAACAACGTAAATTTATTTAAGTGGTAA
- the nuoL gene encoding NADH-quinone oxidoreductase subunit L, with translation MEALLPLIILLPFLGASVIGILGFISPNFRKQEKLIGGIATAMVAIPFLILVSTFLGFTGEPINFSLFSWMKTKNLDISFSYNLDQLSLLMGMIVTGVGSLIHLYSIGYMHHDRGFYKFFLYLNLFIFAMLNLVLGDNFVVLFLGWEGVGACSYFLIGFWYEDMNKAAAAQKAFVANRIGDFALLVAMFITFQVAGSLNFTALNTATLSHDVAFWIALCTFIAATGKSAQIPLYVWLPDAMAGPTPVSALIHAATMVTSGIYLIARISPVFLQAPEVMVLVAVVGGLTAILAAMIAIAQNDIKKVLAYSTVSQLGFMFMALGAGAFTTAIFHVMTHAFFKACLFLGSGSVIHAMEHAHAAKDPQDIRTMGHLGHYMPSTSKTFWISTIAIAGIPGLSGFFSKDEILGKVFAAGHESTMYYFVWLIGALTALLTAFYMTRVTYLTFNGKARYEQKDAHPHESSPLMTIPLWILAGLAIVGGYLGLPEIIGHGHYNWITHHWLSGEEAKLIINRTLHASLGVEIFLITASILIAFFGMFLAYRLYSKYDISGEEKVKSFFGKLYKVMENKFYVDEIYNYLIIRPFVYISDKGAFAFDQKVVDGLVNGTAFVTTIAGNIFRRLQTGIVQNYALMMFIGLLLMLVFLMT, from the coding sequence ATGGAAGCACTTTTGCCACTCATCATATTATTGCCGTTTTTAGGCGCATCTGTAATAGGAATACTCGGTTTTATTTCTCCTAATTTTCGGAAACAAGAAAAATTAATTGGCGGCATAGCTACAGCTATGGTTGCGATACCCTTTTTGATTCTGGTCAGCACATTTTTGGGCTTTACGGGAGAGCCAATCAACTTCTCCCTCTTTTCTTGGATGAAAACCAAGAATTTAGATATTTCCTTTTCATACAATTTAGACCAATTATCATTATTGATGGGCATGATTGTAACTGGAGTTGGTTCGTTAATTCATTTATATTCAATTGGTTATATGCATCACGATAGAGGATTTTACAAGTTTTTCTTGTATTTGAATCTATTCATCTTTGCTATGTTAAACTTAGTGCTTGGGGATAATTTTGTAGTGCTATTTTTAGGTTGGGAAGGCGTTGGGGCGTGTTCTTATTTTCTAATTGGTTTTTGGTATGAAGATATGAATAAAGCTGCTGCTGCGCAGAAAGCCTTTGTAGCCAATAGGATAGGGGACTTTGCGCTTTTAGTTGCGATGTTTATCACCTTTCAAGTAGCCGGTTCTTTAAACTTTACCGCTTTAAATACAGCTACGTTGAGCCATGATGTTGCGTTTTGGATTGCGTTATGTACCTTTATTGCCGCAACGGGCAAGTCAGCGCAGATTCCGTTATATGTTTGGCTTCCGGATGCGATGGCCGGCCCAACACCCGTTTCTGCCTTAATCCACGCCGCAACAATGGTTACCTCCGGAATCTACTTGATAGCCCGAATATCACCAGTATTCCTGCAAGCACCGGAAGTAATGGTCTTAGTTGCCGTAGTAGGCGGCCTAACAGCTATATTAGCTGCCATGATTGCTATCGCCCAAAATGACATCAAGAAAGTATTGGCCTATTCTACGGTATCGCAACTTGGGTTTATGTTTATGGCCTTAGGAGCTGGAGCTTTTACCACAGCTATTTTCCACGTGATGACACACGCCTTCTTTAAAGCCTGTTTATTCTTAGGCTCAGGATCCGTTATCCATGCTATGGAACACGCCCACGCTGCAAAAGACCCACAAGATATACGAACCATGGGACACCTTGGGCACTATATGCCAAGCACCTCAAAGACATTCTGGATTTCAACAATAGCTATTGCCGGAATACCCGGACTATCCGGCTTCTTCTCCAAAGATGAAATACTTGGAAAAGTCTTTGCCGCAGGGCACGAATCTACAATGTACTATTTCGTGTGGCTGATAGGAGCATTAACGGCCTTATTAACAGCATTTTACATGACCAGAGTAACTTACCTAACCTTTAATGGAAAGGCTCGTTACGAGCAAAAAGATGCCCACCCACACGAATCTTCTCCGTTAATGACCATTCCATTATGGATATTAGCAGGCTTAGCAATCGTAGGCGGGTATCTTGGCTTACCCGAAATTATTGGACACGGACACTATAACTGGATAACCCACCATTGGCTCTCCGGCGAAGAAGCAAAACTCATCATTAACAGAACCTTACACGCATCCCTTGGTGTAGAAATCTTCCTCATTACGGCATCAATCCTAATTGCGTTTTTTGGAATGTTTTTAGCCTACCGCCTATATAGTAAATACGATATATCCGGAGAAGAAAAAGTTAAATCCTTTTTTGGAAAGCTATATAAAGTCATGGAAAATAAATTTTATGTAGATGAAATTTACAACTATTTAATAATACGCCCATTTGTTTATATTTCTGATAAAGGAGCATTCGCCTTTGACCAAAAAGTAGTGGATGGCTTAGTAAATGGAACCGCATTTGTTACAACTATTGCAGGGAATATTTTCAGACGACTACAAACAGGTATAGTACAAAATTATGCCTTGATGATGTTTATCGGCCTGTTGCTAATGTTGGTATTTTTGATGACATAA
- a CDS encoding T9SS type A sorting domain-containing protein, whose amino-acid sequence MRNRAKQFVIVGLCFWSSVLWVWGQSLPIPMPIQLPTNSPYIQDFNNTPGDSGILYPSGWIAFNGRIPNPVLLPGTWLTMLSGTYNYGGKIGMLGDSISNNPGYFVLALCNTAECAEMAISYDVVKQWEALFANSRLVLEYSIDGPTSGFKLVQGTTYDSRFRLPNSVKKYLNISLPREVQRRRRNIWLRWKYSVTSNALFSKNHDGIAIDNVRIDWIPATPLIDLGNDTTICPGGFTYLDASVIPGDPDPIFPDLICGQLPEIHEVSYLWSTGDTIPKITVNVPGTYWVAATNVNGTTYDTIQVIEKPFIVSLGNDTTVCGGMMLDAGSPGSVYIWNTSEATQRVWVDKTHWYHVRVITPGGCINEDSVFVTVMPPIEFDLGSNHQVCQGEPVLLEAPFDSAYHYLWSTGDTTNTIEVTAQGQYWVEIITNTCTIRDSVSISYVSLEMNLGEDRELCVNEPLFVGGTFSRYLWSDGSSLPWLYPSQSGTYILTVTNESGCQISDTIAVTIHHNSPVGLIAPDTVVVGQEVIFRVNTASRVESWYWNFGNGTFTVLPDSASTTYNQPGDYLLQLILDDGVCNDTITKTIHVQSSVFRSGDVSYQFKIYPNPVTEILNIQIFPLPEKAIVKILDINGKVWVTSNLVNSGNIDVSNLPSGIYVIETVSENHTILVSRFVKL is encoded by the coding sequence ATGAGAAATAGGGCAAAACAGTTTGTAATAGTAGGATTATGCTTTTGGTCATCAGTATTATGGGTATGGGGGCAGTCTTTACCCATCCCAATGCCAATACAACTACCTACTAATAGTCCATATATTCAGGACTTTAACAATACCCCGGGAGATTCAGGGATATTATATCCAAGTGGTTGGATTGCATTTAATGGGAGGATTCCGAACCCTGTACTTTTACCTGGAACTTGGTTAACAATGCTTTCCGGAACATACAATTATGGAGGCAAAATCGGTATGCTTGGAGATAGTATCTCAAACAATCCGGGTTATTTTGTGTTGGCATTATGCAACACCGCAGAGTGTGCCGAAATGGCTATTTCTTATGACGTTGTAAAGCAATGGGAGGCCTTATTTGCTAATTCCCGCTTGGTATTAGAATATAGCATTGACGGTCCAACTTCCGGATTTAAGTTAGTGCAGGGAACTACCTACGACTCTCGGTTTAGGCTTCCTAATTCAGTAAAGAAATATCTAAATATCTCTTTACCACGCGAGGTGCAGCGCCGCCGCCGTAATATTTGGCTGCGCTGGAAATATTCGGTAACATCAAATGCGCTGTTTTCAAAAAATCATGACGGAATTGCTATTGATAACGTTAGAATAGACTGGATACCAGCCACTCCGCTGATTGACCTAGGCAATGATACAACCATTTGCCCGGGGGGCTTCACCTACTTAGATGCCTCTGTGATACCGGGCGACCCTGACCCCATCTTCCCGGACCTTATTTGCGGACAACTACCTGAAATACATGAAGTTTCCTACTTATGGTCAACAGGAGATACGATACCCAAAATTACCGTTAACGTACCTGGCACATATTGGGTTGCAGCTACTAACGTGAATGGTACTACTTATGATACAATTCAGGTTATAGAGAAGCCGTTTATCGTTTCTCTCGGAAATGATACCACTGTTTGTGGCGGGATGATGTTAGATGCAGGTTCTCCCGGATCTGTCTATATCTGGAATACAAGTGAAGCTACCCAACGAGTGTGGGTTGATAAAACACATTGGTATCATGTGCGAGTGATTACCCCGGGCGGCTGTATCAACGAAGATTCCGTATTTGTAACCGTGATGCCTCCTATAGAATTTGACTTAGGCTCCAATCATCAAGTCTGTCAAGGTGAACCGGTTCTGCTGGAAGCCCCATTCGATTCTGCGTATCATTATTTATGGAGCACCGGAGATACTACCAACACAATAGAGGTAACAGCACAAGGGCAATATTGGGTAGAAATTATAACCAATACCTGTACGATAAGAGACTCAGTAAGTATTTCCTATGTTTCTTTGGAAATGAATTTAGGGGAAGATAGAGAATTATGTGTTAATGAGCCGTTGTTTGTGGGAGGAACATTCAGTCGTTATTTATGGTCAGACGGTTCATCTTTACCTTGGCTATATCCAAGTCAATCAGGGACTTACATCCTTACCGTAACCAATGAATCTGGCTGTCAAATATCCGATACAATAGCAGTAACGATACACCACAACTCTCCAGTTGGCTTAATAGCTCCGGATACCGTTGTGGTTGGCCAAGAAGTGATTTTTCGAGTAAATACAGCGTCTCGGGTAGAAAGTTGGTACTGGAATTTTGGGAACGGAACATTTACTGTTCTTCCCGATAGTGCTTCCACTACTTACAACCAGCCCGGAGATTATTTACTTCAACTAATCTTGGATGACGGCGTTTGTAATGATACTATTACCAAAACTATCCATGTACAATCATCCGTGTTTAGATCCGGAGATGTTTCTTATCAATTTAAAATATATCCTAATCCTGTAACGGAAATATTAAATATCCAAATTTTCCCTTTACCGGAGAAAGCAATAGTTAAAATTTTAGACATAAATGGAAAAGTGTGGGTAACATCAAATCTTGTAAATTCCGGAAATATTGATGTAAGCAATTTACCATCAGGAATTTATGTGATAGAAACTGTATCTGAAAATCATACTATTTTGGTTAGTAGATTTGTAAAATTATAG